Proteins from a genomic interval of Zingiber officinale cultivar Zhangliang chromosome 1B, Zo_v1.1, whole genome shotgun sequence:
- the LOC122035545 gene encoding protein MIZU-KUSSEI 1-like — translation MAGPPPLPGKAAAAADPDAPEPSTVHRFPAILLQPPSQRRHNHSRSTKLLRSFRSAFRALPIIATPPGCHIPTSALSRVGSSGRRDCHVHGTRTTGTLFGHRKARITVAFQDNPRSVPLLLLQLAVPTARFMQDMGSSSLLRVALECEKKVAGEKSCVLDEPLWAAYINGRNVGYAAKRDPTELDLGVMQLLHAVSMGAGVLPGDMTDPVDGELTYMRAYFDRVTGSKDSETFYMLNPDGNDGPELSIFFVRI, via the coding sequence ATGGCAGGCCCTCCTCCCCTTCCTGGTAAGGCGGCTGCGGCGGCAGACCCCGACGCTCCAGAGCCGAGCACGGTTCATCGCTTCCCGGCCATCCTCCTCCAGCCGCCGTCGCAGCGGAGGCACAACCATTCCAGGTCCACGAAGCTGTTGCGCTCCTTCCGCTCCGCCTTCCGAGCCCTTCCCATCATCGCCACACCGCCCGGATGTCACATCCCCACCTCCGCCCTCAGCCGAGTCGGCTCCAGCGGCCGCCGGGACTGCCACGTCCACGGCACCCGCACCACCGGCACCCTGTTCGGCCACCGCAAGGCCCGCATCACGGTGGCCTTCCAGGACAACCCCCGTAGCgtgcctctcctcctcctccagcTGGCCGTCCCCACCGCCCGGTTCATGCAGGACATGGGCTCCTCCAGCCTCCTCCGCGTCGCCCTCGAGTGCGAGAAGAAGGTCGCCGGCGAAAAAAGCTGCGTCCTCGACGAGCCCTTGTGGGCGGCATACATCAACGGCCGAAACGTGGGCTACGCCGCCAAGAGGGACCCAACGGAGCTGGACCTCGGCGTGATGCAGCTACTCCACGCGGTGTCGATGGGAGCCGGCGTGCTGCCCGGCGACATGACCGACCCCGTCGACGGCGAGCTCACCTACATGCGGGCCTACTTCGACCGGGTGACCGGCTCCAAGGATTCCGAGACGTTCTACATGCTCAACCCCGACGGCAACGACGGCCCGGAGCTCAGCATATTCTTCGTCAGGATCTAA